A part of Oncorhynchus kisutch isolate 150728-3 linkage group LG2, Okis_V2, whole genome shotgun sequence genomic DNA contains:
- the LOC109903835 gene encoding uncharacterized protein C1orf232-like — MNPIWNVYKSKVLKTLNPDLEEYTEEEVNNAEIDMSPVQEDEGPNSVSQLAKRMQGAGAKGWNRMSALFNKEDEHQLLEETESPPVPDHPLAVMPEEPQRPARPSGFWGSFATNWKQMATAKQAEAAANETGTVEEGQEAVGEGAGEGGGGESYQEENVEGEQSQDGGGGSNTSFSKYAMLGGGSENTPFKWNFVTGKLAELKTKSMSGQQD, encoded by the exons ATGAATCCCATATGGAACGTGTACAAGAGCAAAGTGCTGAAGACCCTGAACCCGGACCTAGAGGAGTACACGGAGGAAGAG GTCAATAATGCAGAGATTGACATGAGCCCTGTCCAGGAGGATGAGGGACCCAACTCAGTGTCTCAGCTGGCCAAgaga atgcaGGGTGCCGGGGCTAAAGGCTGGAACAGGATGTCAGCACTTTTCAACAAAGAGGATGAACACCAGCTATTGGAGGAGACTGAGAGCCCGCCTGTCCCAGACCA TCCACTAGCAGTGATGCCTGAGGAGCCGCAGAGACCGGCCAGGCCCTCAGGATTCTGGGGTAGCTTCGCCACCAACTGGAAACAAATGGCCACCGCGAAACAGGCTGAAGCCGCAGCAAACGAGACGGGCACGGTGGAGGAGGGTCAGGAGGCGGTGGGAGAGGGAgctggtgagggaggagggggggagagttaCCAGGAGGAGAACGTGGAGGGAGAGCAGAGtcaagatggaggaggagggagcaaCACTAGCTTCTCCAAATACGCCATGCTGGGAGGAGGGAGCGAGAACACACCCTTCAAGTGGAACTTTGTCACAGGCAAGCTGGCTGAGTTGAAGACCAAGAGCATGTCTGGCCAGCAAGACTAA